The Clostridium beijerinckii genomic sequence CGAGTTTCAACTGTGAAATTAAAATCAAGAACAAACTCTATTATTTTAAAGGAAAGCTTACACTAATTAATAATAACAGAGGGAAGGGTAAAGTTATTGTTTTGAGTGATAATACTGAACAGGTTTTAATGATTAAGAAACTTGAGTACTATGGCATCACTGACGTTTTGACAGGGGTATATAATAGAAAGTATTTCTATAAAATTGCAAAAGAAAAAATTGAAGCTTGTTCGGATAAGAAACATATGTCTCTATTAATGATGGATATAGATAAATTTAAAATTATTAATGATACTTATGGGCATCCTACAGGTGATATTGTTCTAAAAAAGGTAATGAATATTTGTAAAGAATTATTGGGAAAAAAATATTATATAGGAAGATATGGGGGAGAGGAATTTTTAATTCTACTAGATAATGCTAATTCAGAAAAAGCTTTAGAGATTGGTGAAACAATAAGAAGAAGGATTGAAAATTTGGAAATACTCCATGACAATAAATGCATAAAGATAACATCTTCTTTTGGGATATTTACATCAGTTAGAGAACGAGATTTGGAAAATATGATTAAATTTGCAGATAAAGCTTTGTATGAAGCGAAGAGTTTAGGGAGAAATAGGGTTTCTATAAAAATGGGGAATAGTTAGACTATTATAAATGGTGTAGCGCATTTATTATTACAAAGTAAAAAACTTTAAATGGTTACTATAATACTATTTAAAGTTTTTTTATTTAAAATATTTAATTAAAAAATTCATGAACTAAAAATACATTTTTAGTTTTTGCTTGCTTCAAATCTATCAACATGCAATATAGAAGAAAATAATTTCATCCATAACATTACAACTGCTATAGTTCCAATGCCTCCAATAAGAGCAGCGGGAACAGTCCCGAATAAAGACGCTGTAATTCCTGATTCAAATTCACCAAGCTGATTAGAAGTTCCTATGAATATCATATTTACAGAGCTAACTCTTCCTCTCATATAATCTGGAGTATTAAGTTGAACAAGCGTAGATCGTATAACAACGCTAATTACATCGGAAGCACCTAAAATCAAAAGAGCAATGAAAGATATTATAACAGATCTAGATATTGCAAAAGCTATAGTAGATAAACCGAAGAATATAACAGCTATGAACATTGTCTTCCCTACATTGTGCTTTAATGGTTTCCTTGCAAGATAAGCAGACATTAATAATGCTCCAACGGCAGGAGCAGATCTTAGTATGCCTAAACCAAAAGAACCTATCATTAGAATGCTACTTGCGTATATTGGAAGTAAGGCAGTTGCGCCACCAAATAATACTGCAAATAAATCTAGTGATATTGCTCCAAGTATTATAGGTCTACTCTTTATAAAAGATATTCCTGCGAATAAAGATTTTATGCTAGTTGGCTCAGATTTAAAAATTTCTTTCTCAATTGAAATATGATATATAAGAATACCTGATATTAAATATAAGATACCAGTTAATAAAAAAACTAGTGTTGTGCCAAACGTATATAAAATTCCGCCAACAGCTGGTCCTATAATAACTGCAAATTCTGAAACTGAAGACATTAAAGCAGAAGCTCGCGGGAAAATCTCCTTACTAACGATATTAGGCAATAAGGCTTGCATTGGTGGACCTTCAAAAGAATGAGCTACCGCTATAAAGAAAATGAGAATTAAAAATCGCTCTTTAGTAATTAACTCATTATAATTCCCAAAAGCCATAATAAAAATAAACACACTTTGAGTTACTTGACTTAAGGTTACTATTTTTCTGCGATCATATCTATCTGATATGTGTCCAACAAAAAGGGAGAGAAAAAGCATTGGTAAAAACTGAACTAGTCCAACAAGACCTAGATAAAATGCTGAATGAGTTAAGGAATACATTTGCCATCCAATAGCAACTGTAATCATTTGATATGCGAAATTAGTGGATACACGTGCTGTCATTAATAGTCTTAATGATTTGTTTTTAAGCAAAGAAGAATTGTCTTTAGTTGAAATCATTATATTTCAGAACCTTTCTGTATATAGAGTATTATGGCTAAATAAATATTCATAAACATAAGTAACTTATAGGTTTATAATATATTAAATAGCATTATTAATAGTATATACTGGTGAAGAACGCGTATCAAGTTAATAATGGAATTATTTTCTTTTAGAATTGCGGATACAGTTATTAGCAAAAACTATTTTGGACACAATAAATAGCTTTGTTACTAATATTAAAAAGTTATTTTGAAGAAGAATTTATCAACTGTAAATAATTATTTATGTTAAAAATATGATAAAATAAACATTAATCTGGTATTAACCTGAATTATTCATAAAATTATATGAAACATGCTTTGCATGGCTCGTTAAGCTGTTCTTAACAAATTCAAAACTTCACTTATTAAGTGAAAAAATATAGAAAAATAGACTCAAATTTGTTATGGTTAATTTGCGAAAAAAAACAATTAACAAAGGAGAGTCTATATGGGTAGTTTATTAGAAAAATCTTTGAATTTCAAGAGAAATGTAAAAATTAATTTTGATGGTGGAAATTTAACATCAGATTCTGGTCTTATTTTATATAGTGAATTTGATGAAAGAATAGGTTTTTCAAGAACTGTAAAAGATGTTTTTTATGTTAATGATGGAATTAATCATAGAGAACATACAAACGAAGAGATATTACTACAAAAAGTTTATCAAAGAATAGCTGGCTATACAACCGACGATAATTCAGATGAATTAAGATATGATCCAGCGCTTACTACAATTTTAGATAAAAATGCACTAGCTTCACAGCCTACAATTTCACGTTTTAATAACAATCTCGATAAAGAAAACTTAAGACAATTTAATAAAATAAATGAGTTGGTTTTGGATAAAGTATACTCAATTGATATGCCAAATCAAATAATTTTGGATATTGATTCTACTAATTTTGAAACTTATGGTAATCAATATGGTTCAGCATACAATTCACATTATTCAGCAAATGGATATCATCCACTATTAGTTTTTGATGGACTAACAGGTGATTTATTAAAGGCAGAGTTGCGTTCTGGAAATGTTTATACATCAAGAAAAACAGTGGCTTTTATTGGTCCATTATTAAAAAGGTATTCAAATAAATATATTTGTACAGACCTATACATTCGTGGCGATAGCGGTTTTGCTATACTTATGGACTTTATGAAATTGCAGAAGAACATGATGCTAAATATGCAATAAGATTAAAAGCAAATGCAACATTGTATAAGTATTCTGAAGAATTTACTACAAGAATGGAGATATTATGCAAAAGAAATATCTATGACCATTATACTATATATGGTGAATTTGTATATAAAGCAAAGAAATGGACTAAAGAACGTAGAGTTGTTGTGAAATTAGAAAAGAAAGAAGGTCAAATGTGTATAGATTATACTTTTGTTGTGACTAACATGACCAGCCATCCAGAAGCTGTAATAAAATTTTATTGTAATAGAGGAACAATGGAGAATTTTATTAAAGAAGGCAAAAACGGCTTCGCTTTCGATAAAATGAGTAGTTCATCTTTTATCGCAAATGCTAATAAGCTTCAAGAGATGGTTTTAGCATACAATTTAAACAATTGGATTAGAAGATTATGTTTTACAAATTCAATGAAATCTCTAAGAATAGAAACAATACGAATGAAAATAATTAAAGTAGCTGGTAAACTTGTAAAGAGTAGTAGATACTTAAAATTCAAACTCTGTAGTTCATGTGCTTATCAAAATGAGTTTTGGCATATTTTAAAAAATATCAATTCACTGCCGTTATTAAATTGATTCAGATTACAATTTAATATGTAAGATATGGTTAAAACCTAAAGTCCGTAGCGAAGCTGTACGTATATTTAGAAAAATAATTAAAAATTAAGAAAAGAAATAGCTAATAGCATGAAAAACTAACTTTCTTATGTTATTAACTATATCTATGAATAATTCAGGATTAAATATTATTAATACACATAAGAGGAGGATATAATATGAGTTTTGGAAATCTTCAGAAGATAAGTAATGGAAAGAGAACTTTTGGAATAACTCCGCATATTCCAGGAGGTTTTATTACTATAGAAACTATGCAAAAAATTGTGGATATAGCAAAAAAATATAATGGTATATTAAAAATAACTTCAGGACAAAGAATATTAATAACTAATCTTAAGCAAGAAGACTTGGAAAATGTTTGGAATGAACTTGGAATGGAACCAGCAGTTAAAACACAAAATTCAGTTAAGAATGTTGAAATGTGCCCAGCTGGATACTGTAAAAGATCTAAATATAACACAATTGGGACTGGAATGAAACTTTCAAGAAAATATCAATGGATGGAAATGCCATGTAGGACTAAAATAGGAGTAGCAGGCTGTAGAAATGCTTGTGGAAGCGTTTATAGTAAAGATATTGGAGTGATAGCCGATAAAACCGGTTTTATTGTTGCAGCAGGAGGATCAGGAGGTTATAACCCAAGAATGGCAGATATTATTGCTAAAGATATAACAGAAAGCCAAGCATTGAGTTTAGTTGATAATATTTTTGAATATTATATAGAAAATGCAGAGGCAGGAGAAAAGCTGGGATTTTTTATTGATAGAATCGGAATTGAGAAATTTAATCAAGATGTTTTAAAGGGTATAGATATATAGATTCCTTATACATAATTTGGAGTTATATAAATGATATTTAAAAGGTCTTTAAAAAAGAGAGAATTTTGATTAAATAAAAAATTAATTCACGGGGGAATAATGAAAAAAATAAAAGCGGTGTTATTTGACATGGATGGAGTTATATTCGATACAGAGAGAGTATACCTAGAGACTTGGAGAAAGATTTTTAAGAAGTATGGATATGATATGAGTGATGATGTCTATATTTCTGTAATGGGAAGAGGACGGAAAAACGTAATCAAGAAATTTTTAGAGTTATATGGAGAAAACTTGCCTATAACACAAATGTATGAAGAAAAAGATAAGGAATTAAAGAAGGCAGTAGAAAGTGGTCAAATTGCTATTAAAGAAGGGGCGAAGGAAATTTTAGAGTTTCTAAAAGAGAGAGGATATAGAATAGCTCTTGCGACATCAGCTAAAATAGAACGAGCTAATATTCAGTTTAGAAATACTGATATCAAAGAAGATTTTGATGTTATGGTTTATGGTGATGATGTAGTAAAAGCCAAACCAGATCCAGAAATATTTCTAAAGGCCGCTAAAAAGCTTTGTGTAAATCCTGAAGATTGTATTGTTATAGAGGATTCTGCTGCAGGTATTGAAGGAGCATATAAAGCTAAAATGATAGGAATACATGTAGAAGATCTTAAGAAAGCCGACAATGATATACTAAAGTATTGTCATAAAAGCTTTGAGAATTTACTAGATATTAAGGAGTATTTAAGTAAGAATATTGATAGGTAATAATTAATATATTCAGAATTTACGTTAAATTGTGTTTTTATAAATATTTATTATCTTACTATTTTGATAAAATGCGGTACATAGCTTGGAGATTATTCTAAAATAATACTTATTTTAGACAACAAATTTATTATTAATAAATTTGTTGTCTTTTTTTATAAAATAATCATATAATATTTAATAATTTTCTATAAATATATGTTATAATAGACTGGCGATGCATAAAATTGAGAGCTTCGTATTTATCTCGTTATTAACTTAAGGGGGAGGATAATAAGTTTATTATTAAACGTGTTAAGAAAGTTTTATTAACTTGAAAAATTCTCGAAATATGGTGTATCATATATATGGATTTTCTTTATTAAAATAGTGCGTTAATAGATACAATAGATTATTATGCGACGGTTTTGTTAAAAATAATAAACAATTATACTAAATAATATATATTTTATATGATTAGATTTGAAAATAAAAAGAAGACAAAATGTTAAGGAGTGAATATTATGGGAGATAATAAAAAATCTTTTATACAAAGTGCATTAGGTTCAGTTTTTTCTGTTTTTAGCGAAGAGGAATTAAAAGAACTGTCAAACGGCAGAAAAATTGCTATATGTGGAAAAGTTAACAATCCAGGGATAATAGAAGTTCCGGAAGGGGCTACACTTAATGAAATAATACAATTATGTGGTGGGCTTATAAACAAAAGTAACTTTAAAGCAGCTCAAATAGGACTTCCTTTCGGTGGTTTTTTAACAGAGGACAGCTTAGATAAAGAATTTGATTTTGGACTATTTTATGAAAATATTGCACGAACAATTATTGTTTTATCACAAGAAGACTGTATTATTCAATTTGAAAAATTTTATATAGAATATTTACTAGCAAAAATTAAAGATGGATCTTATAAGAACTATGAAGTTGTTAAAGAGGACATAACTGAAATGTTTAATATATTAAACAGAATAAGTAAAGGTGTGTCTAATATGCGTGAGATTTATCTTTTGAGAAATCTTGCAGTGACAGTGAAAAGTAAGATGAACCAAAAGCATAATATCATGGAAGAAATAATAGACAAATTCTATGAAGAAATTGAAGAACATATAGAGGAAAAGAAGTGTTATACATCACAATGTAACCATTTAGTAAAATTAACAATTACTAAAAAATGTATTGGATGCGGAGCTTGTAAAAGAGCATGTCCTGTTGATTGCATAAATGGAGAATTAAAAAAGAAACATGAAATAGATTATAATAGATGTACACATTGTGGAGCATGTGTCTCTGCATGTCCTGTTGATGCAATAAGTGCAGGAGATAATACTATGTTATTTCTTAGAGATTTAGCAACACCTAATAAGGTTGTAATTACTCAGATGGCACCAGCAGTTAGAGTTGCGATAGGTGAAGCTTTTGGCTTTGAACCAGGAGAGAATGTTGAAAAGAAAATAGCAGCAGGTCTTAGAAAACTAGGAGTAGATTATGTGTTTGATACGAGCTGGGGAGCTGATTTAACAATAATGGAAGAAGCTGCAGAACTTCAAGAAAGACTTGAAAGACATCTAGCTGGGGATGAGAGTGTAAAACTTCCAATTCTTACTTCATGCTGTCCTTCATGGATTAAATTTATAGAGCAGAATTATGGAGATATGTTAGATGTTCCTTCTTCAGCTAAATCTCCAATGGAGATGTTTGCTATAGTGGCTAAGGAAATATGGGCAAAAGAGAAGGGGCTTTCAAGAGATGAAGTTACTTCAGTTGCTATTATGCCATGTATTGCAAAGAAGTATGAAGCTTCAAGAGCAGAATTTTCAGTAGATATGAACTATGATGTTGATTATGTAATCACAACAAGAGAACTTATTAAAATATTTGAAAATTCAGGAATAAACTTAAAAGAAATTGAAGATGAAGAAATAGATACAGTTATGGGAGAATACACTGGAGCTGGAATTATATTTGGTAGAACAGGTGGAGTTATAGAAGCAGCTACAAGAACAGCTCTTGAAAAGATGACTGGAGAAAGATTCGATAATATAGAATTTGAAGGCCTTAGAGGTTGGGATGGATTCAGAGTTTGCGAACTTGAAGCTGGAGATATAAAATTAAGAATAGGTGTTGCTCATGGACTTAGGGAAGCAGCTAAGATGTTAGATAAAATAAGATCAGGAGAAGAATTCTTCCATGCAATAGAAATAATGGCGTGTGTAGGTGGATGCATCGGCGGTGGTGGTCAACCTAAAACAAAGGGAAATAAGCAGGCAGCATTGCAAAAAAGAGCAGAAGGATTGAATAATATAGATAGATCAAAGACACTTAGAAGATCAAATGAAAATCCAGAAGTACTTGCTATATATGAAAAATATTTAGATCATCCATTAAGTAATAAAGCTCATGAGTTACTTCATACAGTATATTTCCCAAGAGTAAAAAAAGATTAGAACATTAATTTGAGTGTGATTTAAAATTATAGAAAAACCTCGATGTTAAATATCGAGGTTTTTCTTGGAATTATATTAAAATATAGAATAATATAATTTTTACAGTTTATTATTTGGAAGAGTATTTTTATAATTTTCTTTACATATGCAATTGAAATTTATAATATTAATGTATACGTGTTTTTTCATATGATTATGAGTATATTTAAATATTCTTTATGTAATGTTAAATTTTATTATATATTTAATAAGTATTTTCTATTAATATATTTTGAGGGAAAATCGGATTCAATTATATATAATACATTTATATTTCGTATAATGAAATTATGCAAGTTATAGCATAAAGAATAGTGTTTGTTTATATTATCTTTAAATATTTTAATTTACTTATTTAAGCCAAGTAATATTAATACTTTATCACCTAATAAATTGATCAAGTAATGATAATATTATTAAATTTTACTTGAAATTAATAAAAGATATCATATGATTATTATCAATTGATAAAGGAGTAGATGTTGGCTATTAATTTTTTAGTAGTAAGATAACATAATTTGAAGTGATTCAAGAAATACTACAATTGTTAAAATAAGGTGAGTAATATTAAAATTAGGTTAAGTTTTTTAAAAAGAGTTTAAAAATGTTACAAAATAGAATATACTTGTTACTGGATTATGATATTTAACAATATGTCGAATATTTATATTTTATAGGGAGATGTGATAATATGTTTAATTTAAATCCAAAAGAAGATAAATTCTATAAAATGTTTATAGAAGCTGCACAAAATGTAGAGGAAGGTGCAAAAGTATTAAGAGAAAGCCTAAACTCATTATCCAATATTGAACTTAATGTTAGCAAGATCGAAGAATTAGAACATAACGGTGATAGATTAGTAAATGTTATGGTTAAAGAATTAAATGATTCATTTATAACTCCTTTTGATAGAGAAGACATGTACTTATTGATTAAAAGATTAGATGACATTTTAGATTTAATCAACTCAACAATACATAGATTTGTAATGTTTAACGTTACTGAAAGTACAGAACCAGCAAAATATTTAGCTGATATGATAATAAAATCTACAAAACTCATATCTGAATTAATGGATGAACTTCATTTAATAGCTGGTAAAAATAATATAAATGAAAAGATAGTAACAATAAACCAAATAGAAAGTGAAGTAGATCGTTTATTTAGAAATACAGTAGGTGACTTGTTTAGAAATGAAAAAGATCCTATAGAAATTATAAAATGGAAAGAAATATATCAAATATTAGAAAACACTATTGATAAGTGTGAAAAAATTGCAAATATTGTAGAGGGAGTTGTCATTAAGAATGTTTAGTACTATGACTATAACAGTATTAATAGTAATTACAGTATTAATATTTGACTTTATCAATGGATTCCATGATACAGCAACAGCGGTAGCTACTTCTATTACAACAAGAGCGCTTAAACCGCAAACAGCTATAGTAATATGTGCAATTTTTAATTTCATTGGTGCATTCTCAGGAACAGCGGTTGCAAAAACTGTAGGAGAAAACATAGTAAGTCATAATTCTATGCCTCAATGGGTTATATTAGGAGTTTTAATTTCAGCAATAATATGGAACATAATAACATGGTATTTTGGTATTCCAAGTAGTTCATCTCATGCGTTAATAGGTGCACTAGTTGGTGGCGGAATAGCTTATAATTTGAAATTTGATGTAGTAAATTGGTATAATCTTTTTCATGATGTTGTAATATGGATATTTATTGCACCAATTATTGGTTTTACAGTGGGATACATATTAATGATATTATTAAATTGGATATTAAAACCATTTAAGCCTGGAATAATAAATAAAATCTTTTTGAAATTACAAGTTGTTGCTGGTTCACTTATGGCATTAAATCATGGAAGTAATGATGCTCAAAAGTCTATGGGATTAATAACTATGGCATTATTAAGTGGTGGACTTATCAGTACATTTGAAGTGCCAACATGGGTTATAGCATGTTGTGCTATAGCTATGGCTCTTGGAACAGCATCTGGAGGAAAAAAAATTATCAAAACAATGGGAAGCGGGATGGCAAAACTTACACCAGTAAATGGATTTGCGGCTCAAACAGGAGGCGCAGCTGTAATATTTTTAGCAACACTATTTCACGCCCCAGTAAGTACAACTCACATTATTTCAACAACTGTAATGGGAGTAGGAGCTTCTAAAAGAATTAAATCTGTAAAATGGGGAGTTGCTCAAAATATAGTTTGGGCTTGGATTTTAACTATTCCAATAACAGCAGCTCTTTCAGCATTTATTATATTTATAGCTAAGCTATTTATTTAGGTATTTAAGTAATAAGTTGGAGAAACTTATGTTAAGATCTTATATATGCAATAGATGATATTTTAAAATAATAAACCTATAGATTTCATATAACTGAGATTTATAGGTTTATTTTTATATTATATGAATAATTTATTAATATAAAGATAATCAATCTAATGTTATATGGAGGAAGAATGAACAGTTTGACTTATGAAGAGTTGATACTTCTAGATAATCTGATATATTTAAAATGGGATATAAAAGAAAATGAAAAACTTATAAATCTTGTAG encodes the following:
- a CDS encoding MFS transporter, translated to MISTKDNSSLLKNKSLRLLMTARVSTNFAYQMITVAIGWQMYSLTHSAFYLGLVGLVQFLPMLFLSLFVGHISDRYDRRKIVTLSQVTQSVFIFIMAFGNYNELITKERFLILIFFIAVAHSFEGPPMQALLPNIVSKEIFPRASALMSSVSEFAVIIGPAVGGILYTFGTTLVFLLTGILYLISGILIYHISIEKEIFKSEPTSIKSLFAGISFIKSRPIILGAISLDLFAVLFGGATALLPIYASSILMIGSFGLGILRSAPAVGALLMSAYLARKPLKHNVGKTMFIAVIFFGLSTIAFAISRSVIISFIALLILGASDVISVVIRSTLVQLNTPDYMRGRVSSVNMIFIGTSNQLGEFESGITASLFGTVPAALIGGIGTIAVVMLWMKLFSSILHVDRFEASKN
- a CDS encoding nitrite reductase, producing MSFGNLQKISNGKRTFGITPHIPGGFITIETMQKIVDIAKKYNGILKITSGQRILITNLKQEDLENVWNELGMEPAVKTQNSVKNVEMCPAGYCKRSKYNTIGTGMKLSRKYQWMEMPCRTKIGVAGCRNACGSVYSKDIGVIADKTGFIVAAGGSGGYNPRMADIIAKDITESQALSLVDNIFEYYIENAEAGEKLGFFIDRIGIEKFNQDVLKGIDI
- a CDS encoding HAD family hydrolase, coding for MKKIKAVLFDMDGVIFDTERVYLETWRKIFKKYGYDMSDDVYISVMGRGRKNVIKKFLELYGENLPITQMYEEKDKELKKAVESGQIAIKEGAKEILEFLKERGYRIALATSAKIERANIQFRNTDIKEDFDVMVYGDDVVKAKPDPEIFLKAAKKLCVNPEDCIVIEDSAAGIEGAYKAKMIGIHVEDLKKADNDILKYCHKSFENLLDIKEYLSKNIDR
- a CDS encoding [FeFe] hydrogenase, group A, translating into MGDNKKSFIQSALGSVFSVFSEEELKELSNGRKIAICGKVNNPGIIEVPEGATLNEIIQLCGGLINKSNFKAAQIGLPFGGFLTEDSLDKEFDFGLFYENIARTIIVLSQEDCIIQFEKFYIEYLLAKIKDGSYKNYEVVKEDITEMFNILNRISKGVSNMREIYLLRNLAVTVKSKMNQKHNIMEEIIDKFYEEIEEHIEEKKCYTSQCNHLVKLTITKKCIGCGACKRACPVDCINGELKKKHEIDYNRCTHCGACVSACPVDAISAGDNTMLFLRDLATPNKVVITQMAPAVRVAIGEAFGFEPGENVEKKIAAGLRKLGVDYVFDTSWGADLTIMEEAAELQERLERHLAGDESVKLPILTSCCPSWIKFIEQNYGDMLDVPSSAKSPMEMFAIVAKEIWAKEKGLSRDEVTSVAIMPCIAKKYEASRAEFSVDMNYDVDYVITTRELIKIFENSGINLKEIEDEEIDTVMGEYTGAGIIFGRTGGVIEAATRTALEKMTGERFDNIEFEGLRGWDGFRVCELEAGDIKLRIGVAHGLREAAKMLDKIRSGEEFFHAIEIMACVGGCIGGGGQPKTKGNKQAALQKRAEGLNNIDRSKTLRRSNENPEVLAIYEKYLDHPLSNKAHELLHTVYFPRVKKD
- a CDS encoding DUF47 domain-containing protein, with protein sequence MFNLNPKEDKFYKMFIEAAQNVEEGAKVLRESLNSLSNIELNVSKIEELEHNGDRLVNVMVKELNDSFITPFDREDMYLLIKRLDDILDLINSTIHRFVMFNVTESTEPAKYLADMIIKSTKLISELMDELHLIAGKNNINEKIVTINQIESEVDRLFRNTVGDLFRNEKDPIEIIKWKEIYQILENTIDKCEKIANIVEGVVIKNV
- a CDS encoding inorganic phosphate transporter, giving the protein MFSTMTITVLIVITVLIFDFINGFHDTATAVATSITTRALKPQTAIVICAIFNFIGAFSGTAVAKTVGENIVSHNSMPQWVILGVLISAIIWNIITWYFGIPSSSSHALIGALVGGGIAYNLKFDVVNWYNLFHDVVIWIFIAPIIGFTVGYILMILLNWILKPFKPGIINKIFLKLQVVAGSLMALNHGSNDAQKSMGLITMALLSGGLISTFEVPTWVIACCAIAMALGTASGGKKIIKTMGSGMAKLTPVNGFAAQTGGAAVIFLATLFHAPVSTTHIISTTVMGVGASKRIKSVKWGVAQNIVWAWILTIPITAALSAFIIFIAKLFI